A genomic window from Halorussus rarus includes:
- a CDS encoding BCCT family transporter, with translation MSRSDDLGAVGRFREELDPVVFLFGAGLTVGIIALYFLNPGLVQDGINVGNSVMNQYLNWALLLIVFLVVVFLLYLIVGPWGSLKLGDESPEYSFLSFFAMLYSAGFAAGVVFWGPTEALYYYDNPSPLFDVSARSSEAMVIAVQQTLFHWALPQLAVFTLMGIAIGYFAYNYDDVPLRVSSALAPVLGPDNLDGIAAKFVDIVAVFATIGGVATSLGFIGSQFITGLDYQWGIDLGNVGIILVVTTMTLLFTVSMVLGVNRGIRRLSNFNMIAFVVLMLVTFVLGPSVFLVLLGTQAVGGMLTDFVSMSLFTGAGNPDATGWMNSWTVFYWAWALSWSPFAGLFIARISKGRTVREVAFTGIVATSAATIPWFTFVGGSAVWAQHNGAEILGPVGEYGASVAGFALFETFPFGSVLMIAFMLLVTTFFITSADSSTLAVSMMTTGGKARPSTINRVFWGVVLGMTAAILMTLGGVDALQSAAIITGAPFAFVCLFAMLGLVREFSSDHGRVLLQDETRLIGSADADETSASAKQPATDDD, from the coding sequence GTGAGCCGGTCCGACGACCTCGGCGCAGTCGGGCGCTTCCGCGAGGAGCTCGACCCGGTCGTCTTCCTGTTCGGCGCGGGGCTGACGGTGGGCATCATCGCGCTGTACTTTCTGAACCCGGGGCTGGTCCAGGACGGCATCAACGTCGGCAACTCGGTGATGAACCAGTACCTCAACTGGGCGCTGCTGCTCATCGTCTTCCTCGTCGTGGTGTTCCTGCTGTACCTCATCGTCGGCCCGTGGGGCAGCCTGAAGCTGGGCGACGAGTCGCCGGAGTACAGCTTCCTGTCGTTCTTCGCGATGCTGTACTCGGCCGGGTTCGCCGCCGGCGTCGTCTTCTGGGGACCGACCGAGGCGCTGTACTACTACGACAACCCGTCGCCGCTGTTCGACGTCTCGGCGCGGTCCTCGGAGGCGATGGTCATCGCGGTCCAGCAGACGCTGTTCCACTGGGCGCTCCCCCAGCTCGCGGTGTTCACCCTCATGGGCATCGCCATCGGCTACTTCGCCTACAACTACGACGACGTCCCGCTCCGGGTCTCCTCGGCGCTCGCGCCGGTGCTCGGGCCGGACAACCTCGACGGCATCGCCGCGAAGTTCGTGGACATCGTCGCCGTCTTCGCGACCATCGGCGGCGTGGCGACCTCCCTGGGCTTCATCGGGAGCCAGTTCATCACCGGCCTCGACTACCAGTGGGGCATCGACCTCGGGAACGTCGGCATCATCCTCGTCGTGACGACGATGACGCTGCTGTTCACGGTGTCGATGGTGCTGGGCGTCAACCGGGGCATCCGCCGGCTCTCGAACTTCAACATGATCGCGTTCGTCGTCCTCATGCTGGTGACGTTCGTCCTCGGTCCGTCGGTGTTCCTCGTGCTGCTCGGGACCCAGGCGGTCGGCGGGATGCTCACCGACTTCGTCTCGATGAGCCTGTTCACCGGCGCGGGCAACCCGGACGCCACGGGGTGGATGAACAGCTGGACGGTGTTCTACTGGGCGTGGGCGCTGTCGTGGTCGCCGTTCGCGGGGCTGTTCATCGCCCGCATCTCGAAGGGTCGGACCGTCCGGGAGGTCGCGTTCACCGGCATCGTCGCCACCTCGGCCGCGACCATCCCGTGGTTCACCTTCGTGGGCGGGTCGGCGGTCTGGGCCCAGCACAACGGCGCCGAGATCCTCGGCCCGGTCGGCGAGTACGGCGCGTCGGTCGCCGGCTTCGCGCTGTTCGAGACGTTCCCGTTCGGGTCGGTGCTGATGATCGCGTTCATGCTGCTCGTGACCACGTTCTTCATCACGTCGGCCGACTCCTCGACGCTCGCGGTGTCGATGATGACCACCGGCGGGAAGGCCCGCCCGTCGACCATCAACCGGGTCTTCTGGGGCGTGGTGCTCGGGATGACCGCCGCGATCCTGATGACCCTCGGCGGCGTCGACGCGCTCCAGTCGGCGGCCATCATCACGGGCGCGCCGTTCGCCTTCGTCTGCCTGTTCGCGATGCTCGGGCTCGTCCGGGAGTTCAGTTCGGACCACGGCCGCGTGCTGTTGCAGGACGAGACGAGGCTGATCGGCTCGGCCGACGCCGACGAGACGTCGGCCTCGGCCAAGCAGCCCGCGACCGACGACGACTGA
- a CDS encoding M24 family metallopeptidase yields MPQEIFDDSEYQRRIARTKDRLREEELDALVVADPANMNYLAGYDGWSFYVHQAVVVTPDRDEPVWVGRQMDANGARATTWLGEESIRAYSDDHVHSPYDLHPMDFLADVLEDLGVDDGRIGLEMDAYYFTAKSYTRLQENLPEATFEDHTLLVNWVRVKKSDRELEYMEQAARISENAMRAGLDAIGEGVPEYEAAEAIYSALIDGTDEYGGDYPAIVPLMPSGDHTGTPHLTWTDRPFEDGDPVIIELSGCRHRYHSPLARTTFVGDPPEEIQETADIVVEGLEAALDAAEPGVSAEEVERAWRETIAKYDVEKEDRIGYSMGLGYPPDWGEHTASLRPGDETVLEENMTFHMIPGLWFDDFGVELSETFKVTSSGAETLAEFPRELFTA; encoded by the coding sequence ATGCCACAGGAAATCTTCGACGACAGCGAGTACCAGCGGCGGATCGCCCGGACGAAAGACCGACTGCGCGAGGAGGAACTCGACGCGCTCGTGGTCGCCGACCCGGCGAACATGAACTACCTCGCCGGCTACGACGGGTGGTCGTTCTACGTCCACCAGGCCGTGGTCGTCACCCCCGACCGCGACGAGCCGGTGTGGGTGGGTCGCCAGATGGACGCCAACGGTGCGCGGGCGACCACGTGGCTCGGCGAGGAGAGCATCCGGGCCTACTCCGACGACCACGTTCACTCGCCCTACGACCTCCACCCGATGGACTTCCTGGCGGACGTGCTCGAGGACCTGGGCGTCGACGACGGCCGCATCGGCCTCGAGATGGACGCCTACTACTTCACCGCGAAGTCCTACACCCGCCTGCAGGAGAACCTCCCCGAGGCGACCTTCGAGGACCACACCCTCCTGGTCAACTGGGTCCGGGTGAAGAAGTCCGACCGGGAACTCGAGTACATGGAGCAGGCCGCCCGCATCTCCGAGAACGCGATGCGTGCGGGCCTCGACGCCATCGGCGAGGGCGTCCCCGAGTACGAGGCCGCCGAGGCCATCTACTCGGCGCTCATCGACGGGACCGACGAGTACGGCGGCGACTACCCCGCCATCGTCCCGCTGATGCCGTCGGGCGACCACACCGGGACGCCCCACCTCACGTGGACCGACCGTCCCTTCGAGGACGGCGACCCCGTCATCATCGAGTTGTCGGGCTGTCGCCACCGCTACCACTCGCCGCTGGCCCGCACCACCTTCGTCGGCGACCCGCCCGAGGAGATTCAGGAGACCGCCGACATCGTGGTCGAGGGCCTCGAAGCCGCGCTCGACGCCGCCGAGCCGGGCGTCTCCGCCGAGGAGGTCGAGCGGGCGTGGCGCGAGACCATCGCGAAGTACGACGTCGAGAAGGAGGACCGCATCGGCTACTCGATGGGGCTGGGCTACCCGCCGGACTGGGGCGAGCACACCGCCAGCCTCCGCCCCGGCGACGAGACGGTGCTGGAGGAGAACATGACCTTCCACATGATTCCGGGCCTCTGGTTCGACGACTTCGGCGTCGAGCTGAGCGAGACGTTCAAGGTGACCTCCTCGGGCGCGGAGACGCTGGCGGAGTTCCCGCGGGAGCTGTTCACGGCGTAG
- a CDS encoding amidohydrolase, producing the protein MARPVRDRLAETRREFHRYPEPAWREFHTTHRLVEELERIGVDELAVGPEAYDPDDRMAVPADDDLDEWRDRARDRGADPDLLDQMAGGNTGVVAVIDRRDTDGDAPADGDSAAPAIGLRVDIDGLFVEESTGDDHVPAVEGFRSETGETMHACGHDTHMTWGLATVEAVKDSDFAGRLVVFFQPAEEVSGGGHPMAESRFADDLDYLFAVHVGLDHPTGEVVAGIEKPLAMCHVDATIRGTSAHAGKAPQDGDNAMQALGTAIQNAYGIPRHEDGMTRVNVGKAEAGTSSNVIAERADVAAEARGETTALMEYAKGRLRRVFENSAEMHGCDLKFDVVSESPRADSDPELVDVIADVAEGVEGVETVVPTADFGASEDATFLMERVQEEGGLASYLIVGTDHPTSHHTPTFDVDERSLETGVEVLTRSILAVGDGGRVA; encoded by the coding sequence ATGGCACGACCGGTGCGAGACCGACTTGCCGAGACCCGACGCGAGTTCCACCGCTACCCCGAGCCCGCGTGGCGCGAGTTCCACACGACCCACCGACTCGTCGAGGAGCTCGAACGGATCGGAGTCGACGAACTCGCGGTCGGCCCCGAGGCGTACGACCCCGACGACCGGATGGCAGTTCCCGCGGACGACGACCTCGACGAGTGGCGCGACCGCGCCCGCGACCGGGGCGCCGACCCGGACCTGCTCGACCAGATGGCCGGCGGGAACACCGGCGTCGTCGCCGTCATCGACCGCCGGGATACTGACGGCGACGCTCCGGCCGACGGCGACTCCGCCGCCCCCGCAATCGGCCTCCGCGTGGACATCGACGGCCTGTTCGTCGAGGAGTCGACCGGCGACGACCACGTCCCGGCGGTCGAGGGGTTCCGGTCGGAGACCGGCGAGACGATGCACGCCTGCGGTCACGATACCCACATGACGTGGGGGCTGGCGACCGTCGAGGCCGTCAAGGACAGCGACTTCGCGGGCCGTCTCGTCGTCTTCTTCCAGCCCGCCGAGGAGGTGTCGGGCGGCGGCCACCCGATGGCCGAGAGCCGGTTCGCCGACGACCTCGACTACCTGTTCGCGGTCCACGTCGGCCTCGACCACCCGACCGGCGAGGTGGTCGCGGGCATCGAGAAACCACTGGCGATGTGCCACGTCGACGCCACCATCCGGGGCACCTCGGCCCACGCCGGGAAGGCCCCGCAGGACGGCGACAACGCGATGCAGGCGCTCGGGACGGCCATCCAGAACGCCTACGGGATTCCGCGCCACGAGGACGGGATGACCCGGGTCAACGTCGGGAAGGCCGAGGCCGGCACGTCGAGCAACGTCATCGCCGAGCGCGCCGACGTGGCCGCCGAGGCCCGGGGCGAGACCACCGCGCTCATGGAGTACGCCAAGGGCCGACTCCGGCGGGTCTTCGAGAACTCGGCCGAGATGCACGGCTGCGACCTGAAGTTCGACGTCGTGAGCGAGTCGCCCCGGGCCGACAGCGACCCCGAACTCGTCGACGTGATCGCGGACGTGGCCGAGGGCGTCGAGGGCGTCGAGACGGTCGTCCCCACCGCGGACTTCGGCGCGAGCGAGGACGCCACCTTCCTGATGGAGCGCGTCCAGGAGGAGGGCGGCCTCGCCTCCTACCTCATCGTCGGCACCGACCACCCCACCAGCCACCACACCCCGACGTTCGACGTCGACGAGCGCAGCCTCGAGACGGGTGTCGAGGTGCTGACCCGGTCGATACTGGCGGTCGGAGACGGCGGCCGGGTCGCGTAG
- a CDS encoding universal stress protein: MYEDILLPFDGSEGAAEVLHHASEIAHWADATIHVLYVADTTRDSVTVIEGETVDALEQQGEDVVDEAAKTLDTLGVSYDTEIVQGNPAPTIVDYAERYDQDLIVMPTHGREGVSRYLIGSVSEKVVRLSSIPVLTVRMQPDEELVFPYENILIPTDGSTAAAHAAGHLIELAASLDATVHVLSVVDDTALGLDVRSTGSGKESEDAATDAVEAVVSEAESRGVTNTVRHIERGTPVEEILHCIESNDIHAVGMGTTGRRGTDRILLGSVAEKTVRSAPVPVMTVAEPE; this comes from the coding sequence ATGTACGAGGACATCCTTCTCCCGTTCGACGGTAGCGAGGGTGCAGCCGAGGTGCTCCATCACGCCAGCGAGATCGCCCACTGGGCCGACGCGACCATCCACGTGCTCTACGTTGCCGACACGACGCGCGATAGCGTCACCGTCATCGAAGGTGAAACTGTCGATGCGCTCGAGCAACAGGGAGAGGATGTCGTCGACGAGGCCGCAAAGACGCTAGACACTCTCGGGGTTTCGTACGACACCGAGATCGTCCAGGGGAATCCGGCCCCCACGATCGTCGACTACGCCGAGCGGTACGACCAGGACCTGATCGTGATGCCGACCCACGGCCGCGAAGGGGTCTCACGATACCTCATCGGAAGCGTCTCCGAGAAGGTCGTTCGGCTCTCGTCGATTCCCGTGCTAACAGTCCGCATGCAGCCCGACGAGGAGCTCGTGTTCCCCTACGAGAACATCCTCATCCCGACCGACGGGAGTACCGCTGCGGCGCACGCTGCCGGTCATCTTATCGAGCTTGCGGCGTCGCTCGATGCAACTGTACACGTCTTGTCTGTCGTGGACGACACTGCACTCGGACTGGACGTCCGGTCGACGGGGTCCGGCAAAGAAAGTGAAGATGCTGCGACCGACGCTGTCGAGGCTGTCGTCTCGGAAGCCGAGTCACGTGGGGTTACGAACACGGTTCGCCATATCGAACGTGGAACGCCCGTCGAGGAGATTCTCCACTGCATCGAATCGAACGACATCCACGCCGTCGGTATGGGCACGACGGGGAGACGCGGCACGGATCGGATCCTGCTCGGCAGTGTCGCGGAGAAGACCGTGCGCTCGGCACCGGTCCCCGTCATGACTGTCGCCGAACCGGAGTAA
- a CDS encoding aspartate aminotransferase family protein, translating to MNRDTAEPDADALPGPNAEKWVSFHREHAAPSEHSHDFVWDLSAEADGPFVTDVDGNVLLDFTCHIGAAPLGYDNEKVLGKLREFDLREPMKIAGQDVYYGAGPDPESSEFPGSSHLMEKLTEVSSHYGMDTVFLSNSGAEAVENAMKVTYDRNPTAKHGVAFDGSFHGRTLGTLSVTRSNEVYTRHYPEIAGVRTVPFCDDRDHDPADGPCDCGFFTAEGSRLRNSLQPEGGHLNPDEIGFLVLEPVQGVGGYRFPNEEFAAEVGAVCEEYDIPLVVDEIQSGVGRTGEMWASDHYDFEPDIIASAKALRVGATISRSDVFPSEANRLGSTFGGGDLLGSMMGAFTLEAIEEHDLLDNATERGRQARELLRDAAADHVEDVRGKGLMLAVEFDTAERRDAVVEEALKRGLLTLGCGAKTVRLLPPLDSTEREIELGVGIFNEAVEAAGKTASVA from the coding sequence ATGAATAGGGACACCGCGGAGCCCGACGCCGACGCACTCCCCGGCCCCAACGCCGAGAAGTGGGTGTCGTTCCACCGCGAGCACGCGGCGCCCAGCGAGCACTCCCACGACTTCGTCTGGGACCTCTCCGCCGAGGCCGACGGCCCGTTCGTCACCGACGTCGACGGGAACGTCCTCCTCGATTTCACCTGCCACATCGGCGCCGCGCCGCTGGGCTACGACAACGAGAAGGTGCTCGGGAAGCTCCGGGAGTTCGACCTGCGCGAGCCGATGAAGATCGCCGGCCAGGACGTCTACTACGGCGCGGGCCCCGACCCCGAGTCGAGCGAGTTCCCCGGGTCGAGCCACCTGATGGAGAAGCTGACCGAGGTGTCGAGCCACTACGGGATGGACACCGTCTTCCTCTCGAACTCCGGGGCCGAGGCGGTCGAGAACGCCATGAAGGTGACCTACGACCGGAACCCGACCGCCAAGCACGGGGTCGCGTTCGACGGGAGCTTCCACGGCCGGACGCTGGGCACCCTCTCGGTCACGCGGTCGAACGAGGTCTACACCCGCCACTACCCGGAGATCGCCGGGGTCCGGACCGTGCCGTTCTGCGACGACCGCGACCACGACCCGGCCGACGGCCCCTGCGACTGCGGCTTCTTCACGGCCGAGGGCTCCCGGCTCCGGAACAGCCTCCAGCCCGAGGGCGGCCACCTCAATCCCGACGAGATCGGCTTCCTCGTGCTGGAGCCGGTCCAGGGGGTCGGCGGCTACCGCTTCCCGAACGAGGAGTTCGCGGCGGAGGTCGGGGCGGTCTGCGAGGAGTACGACATTCCGCTGGTCGTCGACGAGATCCAGTCGGGCGTCGGCCGGACCGGCGAGATGTGGGCCTCGGACCACTACGACTTCGAGCCCGACATCATCGCCAGCGCGAAGGCGCTCCGCGTGGGAGCCACCATCTCGCGGTCGGACGTCTTCCCCTCGGAGGCGAATCGGCTCGGCTCCACGTTCGGCGGCGGCGACCTCCTCGGGTCGATGATGGGCGCCTTCACGCTGGAGGCCATCGAGGAGCACGACCTGCTCGACAACGCCACCGAGCGCGGCCGGCAGGCCAGGGAGCTCCTGCGGGACGCCGCGGCCGACCACGTCGAGGACGTGCGTGGCAAGGGGCTGATGCTCGCCGTGGAGTTCGACACCGCGGAGCGCCGCGACGCCGTGGTCGAGGAGGCGCTGAAGCGCGGTCTCCTCACGCTCGGCTGCGGCGCGAAGACCGTCCGGCTGCTCCCGCCGCTGGACTCGACCGAGCGCGAGATCGAACTCGGCGTCGGCATCTTCAACGAGGCCGTCGAGGCGGCCGGGAAGACGGCGTCGGTCGCGTAG
- a CDS encoding D-2-hydroxyacid dehydrogenase: MTDRPDVVVLREGTEGLSMASYAEELRDRLPDRRVAHARTPAEERDLVADARVVTGITVDEELLATADRLELFACTFAGTDHVPTDALADRGVAVTNAGGIHAPGIAEQAIGNVLAFARRLHEGWRRKQKREWRHFQSSELQGSTVTVVGLGSIGQAVVQRLQGFEVETIGVRYTPEKGGPTDEVVGFDEDAIHEAFARSQYVVVACPLTDTTRGLVGDEELKTLPPEAVVVNTARGAIVDTDALVAALRSNKIRGAALDVTDPEPLPEDHPLWNLENCLITPHTGGHTPKHWERLADIVAENVRRLEAGEELENQVLAPKSE; this comes from the coding sequence ATGACCGACCGACCCGACGTCGTCGTCCTCCGCGAGGGGACGGAAGGGCTGTCGATGGCATCGTACGCCGAGGAGCTGCGCGACCGGCTGCCCGACCGGCGGGTCGCGCACGCCCGGACCCCGGCCGAGGAGCGCGACCTGGTCGCCGACGCCCGGGTCGTCACCGGCATCACGGTCGACGAGGAGCTGCTGGCGACGGCCGACCGTCTGGAGCTGTTCGCCTGCACCTTCGCCGGCACCGACCACGTGCCGACGGACGCGCTGGCCGACCGCGGCGTGGCCGTGACCAACGCCGGGGGCATCCACGCGCCCGGCATCGCCGAGCAGGCCATCGGGAACGTGCTCGCGTTCGCCCGCCGGCTCCACGAGGGGTGGCGCCGCAAACAAAAGCGGGAGTGGCGCCACTTCCAGTCGAGCGAACTCCAGGGCAGCACCGTCACGGTGGTCGGGCTGGGCTCCATCGGGCAGGCCGTGGTCCAGCGATTGCAGGGGTTCGAGGTCGAGACCATCGGGGTGCGGTACACCCCCGAGAAGGGCGGCCCGACCGACGAGGTGGTCGGGTTCGACGAGGACGCCATCCACGAGGCGTTCGCGCGGAGCCAGTACGTCGTCGTCGCCTGCCCGCTGACCGATACGACCAGAGGGCTGGTCGGCGATGAGGAACTCAAGACCCTGCCGCCCGAGGCCGTGGTGGTCAACACCGCCCGCGGGGCCATCGTCGACACCGACGCGCTGGTGGCGGCGCTCCGGTCGAACAAGATCCGCGGCGCGGCGCTCGACGTGACCGACCCCGAACCGCTCCCCGAGGACCACCCGCTGTGGAACCTCGAGAACTGCCTCATCACGCCCCACACCGGCGGCCACACGCCGAAGCACTGGGAGCGACTGGCCGACATCGTGGCAGAGAACGTCCGACGGCTGGAGGCGGGCGAGGAACTGGAGAATCAGGTACTCGCGCCGAAGTCGGAATGA
- a CDS encoding spermidine synthase yields the protein MGDREALGRARPSRPEVAVFVSGVASMGLEIVAGRVVAPQFGSSIYTWGSIIAVFLAALSLGYYRGGKLAASHATTDRLIRLLLWTAAYVAVLIFAGDLLLTAAATIPLPSRFAPLPAVTLLFGPPTYFLGFVSPYAAELSGKETPGEASGHVYAVGTVGSIVGAFATTFFLVPALSIPRLELAFGLLLVATALWLASPSFRRRQVVAALAVAALLGAAVASGSFGISTHGRVVHQTQTPYQELEVADLGDTRTLYLDGQRHSAMDLDHPRRHVFEYTRYFHLPLLLTDGVDRVLFVGGGGFTGPKRFVADYDVTVDVAEIDPVVIDTAKRYFGVEESERLNIHNTGGRRFLRQTNRTYDLIVLDAYKKDKVPFQLTTVEFMRLARERLSADGVLLTNLISAPDGPASKFYRAEYKTISRVFPQVYSFPTTDANVIQNVEVVATKNATRVTEAELLARNERRDIGIDLEREIRSYRSDEDTGGVPVLRDDRAPVDSLLDPMVGQRYVVQRSAEGNATTSTDVRGRDASSASFDFGPERIALAG from the coding sequence ATGGGGGACCGGGAAGCACTCGGCCGGGCGCGACCGTCGCGGCCGGAGGTGGCGGTGTTCGTCTCCGGGGTCGCGAGCATGGGGCTGGAGATCGTCGCCGGGCGGGTCGTCGCCCCGCAGTTCGGGAGCAGCATCTACACGTGGGGCAGTATCATCGCCGTCTTTCTCGCCGCGCTGAGCCTCGGCTACTACCGCGGGGGGAAGCTGGCGGCCTCGCACGCGACGACCGACCGGCTGATCCGGCTGCTCCTCTGGACCGCGGCGTACGTCGCGGTGCTCATCTTCGCGGGCGACCTGCTGCTGACGGCCGCGGCGACGATACCGCTCCCCTCCCGGTTCGCCCCGCTGCCCGCCGTGACGCTGCTGTTCGGCCCGCCGACGTACTTTCTGGGGTTCGTCAGCCCGTACGCCGCCGAGCTCTCCGGGAAGGAGACGCCCGGCGAGGCGTCGGGGCACGTCTACGCGGTGGGGACCGTCGGGAGCATCGTCGGCGCGTTCGCCACCACCTTCTTCCTCGTCCCGGCGCTCTCGATTCCGCGGCTCGAGCTCGCCTTCGGCCTCCTGCTGGTCGCGACCGCGCTGTGGCTGGCGTCGCCGTCGTTCCGACGACGGCAGGTGGTCGCCGCGCTCGCGGTCGCGGCGCTGCTGGGCGCGGCCGTCGCCAGCGGGTCGTTCGGCATCTCGACCCACGGTCGGGTCGTCCACCAGACCCAGACCCCCTACCAGGAGCTCGAGGTCGCCGACCTCGGCGACACCCGGACCCTGTACCTCGACGGCCAGCGCCACAGCGCGATGGACCTCGACCACCCCCGCCGACACGTCTTCGAGTACACCCGGTACTTCCACCTGCCGCTCCTGCTGACCGACGGCGTCGACCGGGTGCTGTTCGTCGGCGGCGGCGGGTTCACCGGCCCCAAGCGGTTCGTCGCCGACTACGACGTGACGGTCGACGTCGCGGAGATCGACCCCGTGGTCATCGACACCGCCAAGCGGTACTTCGGGGTCGAGGAGTCCGAGCGGCTCAACATCCACAACACCGGCGGACGTCGGTTCCTCCGCCAGACCAACAGGACCTACGACCTCATCGTGCTCGACGCCTACAAGAAGGACAAGGTCCCGTTCCAGCTGACCACGGTCGAGTTCATGCGGCTGGCCCGCGAGCGCCTGTCGGCGGACGGGGTGTTGCTCACGAACCTCATCTCCGCGCCCGACGGTCCCGCCTCGAAGTTCTACCGCGCGGAGTACAAGACCATCTCGCGGGTGTTCCCGCAGGTGTACAGCTTCCCCACGACGGATGCGAACGTGATCCAGAACGTCGAGGTCGTCGCCACGAAGAACGCGACCCGGGTCACGGAGGCCGAGCTGCTGGCCCGCAACGAGCGCCGGGACATCGGCATCGACCTCGAACGGGAAATCCGGTCGTACCGGAGCGACGAGGACACCGGCGGCGTGCCGGTCCTCCGGGACGACCGCGCGCCGGTCGACAGCCTCCTCGACCCCATGGTCGGCCAGCGGTACGTCGTCCAGCGGTCGGCCGAGGGGAACGCCACGACGAGCACTGACGTCCGGGGCCGAGACGCCTCTTCGGCGTCGTTCGACTTCGGTCCCGAGAGAATCGCGCTCGCGGGGTGA
- a CDS encoding hemolysin family protein: MELSVLRAASEAGITLYTVPVVGIELGQTEITAVGILMILLLLVGSGFFSSSEIALFSLPAHQIDAMVEEGKRGARAVKSLKEDPHRLLVTILVGNNMVNITMSSISTTLVGFYFDPGTAVLVSSLGITSMVLIFGESAPKSYAVEHTELHARRVARGLKIVEKVLWPLITLFYYLTTLVNKVTGGGSAIESSYVSRDEIRNMIKTGEREGVLEEEERQILQRTLRFTDATAKEVMTPRLDMAAISKDATVAEAIQECMRAGHARLPVYAGSLDNVVGLFDIRDLEESDYGTFADLEVADVVNPTLHVPESKNVDDLLSEMRENRMHMVIVIDEFGATEGLITMEDLLEEIVGEILVGDEEHPIEFVDDAEVLVRGDVNIDEVNEALDIDLPEGEEFETIAGFLFNRAGRLVEQGEEFDYRNATLRAEQVENTRIQKVRVTVDRDTVDPVEEGSLAGEGEID; this comes from the coding sequence ATGGAGTTATCCGTGCTCAGAGCAGCATCGGAGGCCGGTATCACGCTGTACACCGTGCCGGTCGTCGGTATCGAACTGGGACAGACGGAGATCACCGCAGTCGGCATCCTCATGATTCTGCTGCTCCTCGTCGGGTCGGGGTTCTTCTCGTCGTCCGAGATCGCGCTGTTCTCGTTGCCGGCCCACCAGATCGACGCGATGGTCGAGGAGGGTAAGCGTGGTGCCCGCGCAGTCAAATCGCTTAAGGAGGACCCCCACCGCTTGCTCGTGACGATCCTCGTGGGGAACAACATGGTCAACATCACGATGTCCTCGATTTCGACGACCCTCGTCGGCTTCTACTTCGACCCTGGCACGGCAGTGCTCGTCTCGTCGCTCGGTATCACGTCGATGGTCCTGATATTCGGGGAGAGCGCACCCAAGTCCTACGCCGTCGAGCACACCGAATTGCACGCACGGCGCGTCGCCCGAGGGCTGAAGATCGTCGAGAAAGTGCTGTGGCCGCTCATCACCCTGTTCTACTACTTGACAACACTTGTCAACAAGGTTACCGGCGGCGGCTCGGCCATCGAGTCCTCGTACGTCTCCCGCGACGAGATTCGGAACATGATCAAGACAGGAGAACGCGAAGGCGTCCTCGAAGAGGAGGAACGCCAGATACTCCAGCGCACCCTGCGGTTCACCGACGCCACCGCCAAGGAGGTGATGACCCCCCGTCTCGACATGGCGGCCATCTCCAAAGACGCGACCGTCGCGGAGGCCATCCAGGAGTGTATGCGGGCAGGGCACGCCCGCCTGCCGGTTTACGCGGGCTCGCTGGACAACGTGGTCGGGCTCTTCGATATCCGTGACCTGGAGGAGTCCGACTACGGCACCTTCGCTGACCTCGAAGTGGCGGACGTGGTCAACCCGACGCTCCACGTCCCAGAGTCCAAGAACGTCGATGACCTCCTCTCGGAGATGCGAGAGAACCGGATGCACATGGTCATCGTCATCGACGAGTTCGGCGCTACTGAGGGCCTCATCACGATGGAAGACCTGCTCGAGGAGATCGTCGGCGAGATACTGGTGGGTGACGAGGAACACCCGATCGAGTTCGTCGACGACGCGGAGGTGCTGGTCCGCGGCGATGTCAACATCGACGAGGTCAACGAGGCCCTCGACATCGACCTCCCCGAGGGCGAGGAGTTCGAGACCATCGCGGGTTTCCTCTTCAACCGTGCGGGTCGCCTCGTCGAACAGGGTGAGGAGTTCGACTACAGGAACGCGACGCTCAGAGCCGAACAGGTGGAAAACACCCGTATTCAGAAGGTCAGGGTGACCGTCGACCGCGACACCGTCGATCCGGTCGAGGAGGGGTCGCTGGCCGGCGAGGGCGAAATCGATTGA